Proteins encoded together in one Candidatus Sulfotelmatobacter sp. window:
- a CDS encoding TonB-dependent receptor, with the protein MSKSAPKFRLGFAQILSATLIIAISLALPAALFGQAYFGTVTGELTDASGAVVQGASVVLTDQQKGFTFNTTSDSDGRYLFRSIPPGVYAVSAEAKGFAKVQSARFKVDINENATTNLTMKVGGASQTVQVSAESQTIQTEDAATGQVVNRRFINDLPLIDREVIELVNLAPGVTEMDDQCDVTCTGTNFVSNGSRGATADILTDGASVTNSEPNGGITAATYLPSPEAVEEFKVEQTNFSAEYGFSGASVVNMITRSGTNKFHGSAYDFVRNSVFDANNWFADQAGLPLPPLKRNNYGFTIGGPIIKNKTFFFFDYDGLRATQMSNANAGVPSDLMRAGNFGEICPANGNTDSSGNYHPGAWDSTVGDPNYGECVQADNSALVVFGGQLWDPYQRTYDSNVGAPVWNSPSTFIPFNNLALYTSPGNPALPANLQPPNVPGNLIDPVGSKMLSYFPEPNYAAGGIYHNWVGAGSNKTYNDQFDIKIDHRFSQKNLISSKFSYQYSHNSGFNCFNNFTDPCSSGPNWTNAHLFAINDTHTFTPTLLLNTTLGFTRGVWHINAYNPQGVNDPLGTLGFPSYLQSNGFAGVPAIYLSDYGSAASTDIGTDPYGNYRLGQDTGQLSVTLDKVHGQHELKFGFDGRLHQMNYIQTNAPVGIFSFDSSGSQACPGSSDPNYGNTGRSFCGGDSMASFLMGTMNGNSYYEIQFRPATENFQYGFFGQDNWKVTQKLTLNLGLRYDVTLPRTDRYNRQNWWNPTATSPLTPNGTLSYDDQFNGPTTLQLKGGEVFVTPSQRTNYVTDWSNIQPRFGLAYQFAPKMVVRGGYGIYYGQSRSGVTGVVPYGSQGFNQYTNVINTYQNDGATPYLHLSNPCPNGLNQPPGNSLGLLNDVGYQAIGPLRTAAANRTPYEQSWSLGVEREMPGNILLNAEYIGKKGTHLPFSGNNQWDFLGPQIESPTANISNLLTYVNNPFSSQVCAPTCGPISDPNSVLSSPQVQEYQLQLPFPQFTGVATEPRLTANSIYHGLQLLAEKRYSNGLQFLVTYTWSKSIDDSSQADDNVTWLGSFSSLQDPNKPWLERSLSTFDIPHVVQLSYTYDLPIGRGRLLLGNMPRWAEMAIGGWKTNGIWRIADGRPLALTVSDGNPLPTYGGQRPNIVGTPKRAGGSDANWVNQYFVDPTVFQRPPDFTLGDAPRAYGGVRTPWTFTTNLSIAKQFAIREEMNLEFRIEARNAFNHPVFGTPDLSLDDGSFGQIFYTSVPPRELQLALKFNF; encoded by the coding sequence ATGTCCAAATCCGCACCGAAGTTTCGTCTTGGTTTCGCGCAAATCCTTAGCGCCACGCTCATCATCGCAATTTCTCTCGCGCTGCCTGCGGCGCTATTCGGCCAAGCTTACTTCGGAACCGTAACCGGCGAACTCACCGATGCGTCCGGGGCCGTAGTCCAGGGGGCCAGCGTCGTTCTCACCGATCAGCAGAAGGGATTCACCTTTAATACGACTTCCGATAGCGACGGCCGATATCTATTCCGCTCGATTCCCCCGGGAGTCTATGCGGTGTCGGCGGAAGCGAAAGGCTTCGCCAAGGTGCAGAGCGCCAGGTTCAAAGTCGACATCAACGAGAACGCCACCACCAACCTGACCATGAAGGTCGGTGGTGCCAGTCAAACCGTACAGGTTTCGGCCGAATCGCAGACCATCCAGACCGAAGATGCAGCCACCGGCCAGGTCGTCAATCGCCGCTTCATCAACGATCTGCCGTTGATCGATCGCGAAGTGATTGAGTTGGTCAATCTGGCGCCGGGTGTCACCGAGATGGATGACCAATGCGACGTCACCTGCACCGGTACGAATTTCGTTTCCAACGGCAGCCGCGGCGCGACTGCCGACATTCTGACCGACGGCGCTTCCGTCACCAACTCCGAGCCCAACGGCGGCATCACCGCCGCGACTTATCTTCCATCTCCGGAGGCGGTAGAAGAATTCAAGGTCGAGCAAACCAACTTCAGCGCCGAGTACGGTTTCTCCGGCGCGTCGGTCGTCAACATGATTACCCGCTCCGGCACTAACAAGTTCCACGGCAGCGCCTACGATTTCGTCCGCAACTCCGTCTTCGACGCCAACAACTGGTTCGCCGATCAAGCCGGGCTCCCTCTTCCGCCCCTGAAGCGCAATAACTACGGCTTTACCATTGGTGGTCCCATCATCAAGAACAAGACTTTCTTCTTCTTCGACTACGACGGACTACGCGCCACCCAGATGAGCAACGCCAATGCTGGCGTGCCCAGCGATCTTATGAGGGCCGGTAATTTTGGCGAGATCTGCCCGGCCAATGGCAATACCGACAGTAGTGGCAACTACCATCCCGGCGCCTGGGATTCAACTGTCGGCGATCCAAATTATGGCGAGTGCGTGCAGGCCGACAACTCTGCCTTGGTCGTATTCGGCGGCCAACTATGGGACCCCTACCAGCGCACCTACGACTCCAACGTGGGTGCCCCAGTTTGGAATTCCCCCTCCACCTTCATCCCATTCAACAACCTCGCTCTCTACACTAGTCCGGGCAATCCCGCGCTCCCTGCGAATCTGCAACCCCCCAATGTACCCGGCAATTTGATTGATCCCGTGGGCAGCAAAATGCTCAGCTACTTCCCGGAGCCGAACTACGCGGCGGGCGGCATCTACCACAACTGGGTCGGAGCTGGCTCCAACAAAACCTATAATGACCAGTTCGACATTAAAATCGACCACCGCTTCAGCCAAAAGAATTTGATCAGCTCGAAGTTTTCCTACCAATACAGCCACAACAGTGGCTTCAACTGTTTCAATAACTTCACCGACCCATGTTCGAGCGGGCCCAACTGGACCAATGCCCATCTGTTTGCCATCAACGATACCCACACCTTCACTCCGACCTTGCTGCTGAATACGACGCTGGGCTTCACCCGCGGGGTATGGCACATCAACGCCTACAATCCGCAAGGCGTGAATGATCCGCTCGGCACACTAGGATTTCCCTCCTACCTGCAAAGCAACGGATTTGCCGGCGTTCCCGCCATCTATCTCAGCGATTACGGCAGCGCTGCTTCCACCGATATTGGCACCGACCCGTACGGCAATTACCGGCTGGGTCAGGACACCGGACAACTCTCCGTCACCCTCGACAAAGTTCACGGCCAGCACGAGCTGAAATTCGGCTTTGACGGTCGCCTTCACCAGATGAACTACATCCAGACCAACGCCCCGGTCGGCATTTTCAGCTTCGATTCGAGCGGGTCGCAGGCCTGCCCGGGTTCGAGCGACCCAAATTATGGCAACACTGGACGTTCGTTCTGCGGCGGCGATTCGATGGCCAGCTTCCTGATGGGAACCATGAACGGCAACTCCTATTACGAAATCCAATTCCGCCCCGCCACCGAGAATTTCCAGTACGGCTTCTTCGGCCAGGACAACTGGAAGGTCACCCAAAAACTGACCTTGAACCTCGGTCTGCGCTACGACGTCACCCTGCCCCGCACCGACCGCTACAACCGCCAGAACTGGTGGAATCCGACCGCAACCAGCCCGCTCACCCCCAATGGAACTCTCTCCTACGACGACCAGTTTAACGGCCCCACGACGCTGCAGTTAAAGGGTGGTGAGGTTTTTGTCACCCCCAGCCAGCGCACAAACTATGTGACCGACTGGAGCAACATTCAGCCCCGCTTCGGCCTCGCCTACCAGTTCGCCCCGAAGATGGTGGTCCGCGGAGGTTACGGCATTTACTACGGCCAGTCCCGGTCCGGCGTCACCGGAGTCGTGCCCTACGGCAGCCAGGGCTTCAACCAGTACACCAACGTGATTAACACCTATCAGAATGATGGCGCGACACCCTACCTGCACCTGAGCAATCCCTGTCCCAATGGATTGAATCAGCCGCCGGGAAATTCGCTGGGCTTGCTAAACGATGTTGGGTACCAGGCCATCGGTCCGCTGCGCACCGCAGCCGCGAACCGCACGCCTTACGAGCAGAGCTGGAGTCTGGGCGTCGAACGCGAAATGCCCGGCAACATCTTGCTTAATGCCGAATACATCGGCAAGAAAGGCACGCATCTTCCTTTCAGCGGCAACAATCAGTGGGATTTCCTCGGTCCGCAGATCGAGAGTCCTACCGCGAACATCAGCAACCTGCTCACTTACGTGAACAATCCGTTTTCCTCGCAGGTGTGTGCACCGACTTGTGGGCCGATCAGCGACCCCAATAGCGTCCTCTCCTCACCCCAGGTGCAGGAGTACCAGTTGCAGCTTCCGTTCCCTCAATTCACCGGCGTTGCCACCGAGCCTCGCCTGACCGCCAACTCCATCTATCACGGCTTACAACTGCTCGCCGAGAAACGCTACTCCAACGGCCTCCAGTTTCTCGTGACCTACACCTGGTCGAAGTCGATCGATGATTCCTCCCAGGCCGACGACAACGTGACCTGGCTGGGCAGCTTCTCGAGCCTACAGGACCCCAATAAACCGTGGCTGGAACGCAGCCTCTCCACTTTCGACATTCCGCATGTCGTGCAACTCAGCTACACCTACGATCTTCCCATTGGACGCGGACGCCTCCTCCTGGGCAATATGCCGCGCTGGGCAGAGATGGCGATCGGCGGCTGGAAGACCAACGGGATCTGGCGCATCGCCGACGGGCGCCCGCTCGCTCTAACCGTCTCCGATGGCAACCCTCTTCCCACTTACGGCGGACAGCGCCCCAACATTGTCGGAACTCCGAAGCGCGCTGGTGGGTCGGACGCGAACTGGGTCAACCAGTACTTCGTCGATCCCACCGTCTTCCAGCGCCCCCCTGATTTCACCCTCGGCGATGCTCCTCGCGCCTATGGCGGTGTCCGCACGCCGTGGACCTTCACCACCAATTTGTCGATTGCCAAGCAGTTCGCCATCCGCGAAGAAATGAACCTCGAGTTCCGCATCGAGGCCCGGAACGCCTTCAATCACCCCGTATTCGGCACCCCAGATCTTTCCCTCGACGACGGCAGCTTCGGGCAGATTTTCTACACGTCGGTCCCCCCACGCGAACTGCAATTGGCGCTGAAGTTTAATTTTTGA
- a CDS encoding ABC transporter permease yields MRTLFRNLRYGLRVLRKSPGLTAAVIATLMLGIGATTAIYTVVYAVLLAPLPYPDPEQLVMVWARVHGHNNGMSAGDFLDWKEQSKSFRQLAAWTGGSFNVSANGEPEQIDGMRSTPGWFSMQGMPMLLGRDFVADEGITGRNHVVLLTYKLWNRLGANRGIIGQSIPVNGEPYTVVGVLAPGVGDRFDFALAVPLAFRPEQINHNYRWLLTMGRLKPGVTLQQAQADMDAVTSHIAAAYPSSNKGWGASVEPLQNDFLPPERIRNLWLLLGAVGFVLLITCLNIANLLLAKGATRLREIAIRSSVGASRRQIFAQFLTESVILALLGGALGIGLGEGLLRAILSIVPVGILPSEANFQLDIHVLAIALAVTMLAGLLFGCAPAWYASRVDPGEALKDGGRAGSGSGSHKLRRGLIMGEFALALSLLAGAGLAIHSFWNLTRVDVGVRTDHVLVFGLNQPAARFANPEQMYAYNQQILSALHSVAGVSSAATVTGLPLRQTSDGMPFTVVGGPAYNDPTERPSTGFQSVSPQYYKTFGIQLVKGRTFNEQDTASSVPVAMVNEEFVSRYLKSMDPLRQRLSIEELIPGVQGLGPTMEWQIVGVFRNVRYGDFRDTNPEVDVPFAQSLAPNVTIGVRTAQDPVAMTKTIAAAVHSVDPQIALANVRTLDEVKTESLSEDRYTMVLFACFAGVALLLAAVGVYGLMAYAVSQRTQEIGLRLALGASRLNVIRLILNEAILLALVGLGVGLVGSVLVGRTMQSTLYGVGAMDFSVLVLVAVILFATALFASYLPARRAALTDPMKALRTD; encoded by the coding sequence ATGCGGACTCTATTCAGGAATCTTCGTTACGGTTTGCGAGTGTTGCGCAAGAGTCCGGGGCTGACGGCGGCGGTAATCGCCACGCTGATGCTCGGGATTGGCGCCACAACGGCCATTTATACAGTAGTGTACGCCGTGCTGCTCGCGCCTCTGCCTTACCCCGACCCCGAACAGTTGGTGATGGTTTGGGCGAGAGTGCACGGGCACAACAACGGAATGTCCGCCGGAGACTTTCTCGACTGGAAGGAGCAGAGCAAGTCGTTCCGACAACTGGCAGCCTGGACGGGAGGAAGCTTTAATGTCTCCGCCAACGGCGAACCGGAGCAGATCGACGGGATGCGATCGACTCCCGGCTGGTTCAGCATGCAGGGAATGCCGATGCTGCTGGGCCGCGACTTTGTGGCGGACGAAGGAATAACGGGCCGGAATCATGTCGTACTTTTGACGTACAAATTGTGGAACCGGCTGGGGGCGAATCGCGGCATCATCGGGCAATCGATACCGGTCAATGGCGAACCTTATACCGTGGTCGGAGTACTGGCGCCGGGAGTTGGGGACCGTTTTGATTTTGCGTTAGCGGTTCCGCTGGCCTTCCGGCCGGAACAAATCAATCACAATTATCGCTGGCTGTTGACGATGGGCCGGTTGAAGCCCGGTGTGACACTGCAACAGGCGCAGGCCGATATGGATGCCGTGACAAGTCATATCGCGGCCGCTTATCCAAGCTCGAATAAGGGTTGGGGCGCATCGGTCGAACCGCTGCAAAACGACTTTCTTCCCCCGGAGCGCATTCGCAACCTGTGGCTGCTGCTGGGTGCAGTGGGATTTGTGCTCCTCATTACCTGCCTGAACATAGCGAATCTGCTGCTGGCCAAGGGCGCGACGCGGCTCAGGGAAATTGCGATCCGCAGCTCGGTGGGAGCAAGTCGCAGGCAAATCTTTGCCCAGTTTTTAACCGAGAGCGTGATTCTCGCGTTGTTGGGGGGTGCGCTGGGTATTGGGCTAGGAGAGGGCCTGCTGCGCGCGATTCTCAGCATTGTACCCGTCGGGATTCTGCCTTCTGAGGCAAATTTTCAGCTCGATATTCACGTCTTAGCCATAGCATTGGCAGTGACCATGCTGGCCGGCTTGTTATTTGGTTGTGCGCCAGCCTGGTACGCTTCGCGGGTCGACCCAGGAGAAGCACTGAAGGATGGTGGACGGGCCGGGTCCGGGAGCGGCAGCCACAAGCTGCGCCGCGGACTGATCATGGGGGAATTTGCGCTGGCATTATCACTGCTAGCGGGTGCGGGGTTGGCTATTCACAGCTTTTGGAATTTGACGCGCGTCGATGTGGGCGTGCGTACGGATCACGTGCTCGTGTTCGGATTGAACCAGCCTGCTGCACGTTTCGCAAATCCTGAGCAGATGTATGCCTACAATCAGCAGATATTGAGCGCTCTGCATTCGGTGGCGGGAGTCTCCTCTGCCGCCACGGTGACTGGCCTGCCGCTGCGTCAAACCAGCGATGGCATGCCCTTCACGGTGGTAGGGGGGCCGGCCTACAACGATCCTACAGAACGCCCGAGCACGGGTTTCCAATCGGTTTCGCCCCAGTACTATAAAACCTTCGGGATTCAACTCGTCAAGGGACGGACGTTTAACGAGCAGGACACAGCGTCGAGCGTGCCGGTCGCGATGGTGAACGAAGAATTTGTCAGCCGATATCTGAAAAGCATGGACCCTCTCCGGCAACGGCTATCGATTGAAGAGTTGATTCCCGGGGTTCAGGGACTGGGTCCGACCATGGAGTGGCAGATTGTTGGCGTCTTCCGTAATGTGCGGTATGGGGATTTTCGGGACACAAACCCTGAGGTGGATGTCCCCTTCGCGCAGTCGCTGGCGCCGAACGTGACCATTGGCGTGCGCACCGCGCAGGATCCAGTCGCCATGACGAAAACTATCGCGGCTGCCGTGCATTCGGTGGACCCGCAGATCGCATTGGCAAACGTTCGCACCCTGGACGAAGTGAAGACTGAGTCGCTGTCGGAGGACCGTTACACGATGGTTTTGTTTGCCTGCTTTGCGGGAGTGGCGTTGCTGCTGGCGGCGGTCGGGGTTTACGGGCTGATGGCTTATGCGGTTTCGCAGCGAACTCAGGAGATTGGGTTGCGGCTGGCGCTGGGCGCAAGCAGGCTGAATGTGATTCGGCTCATTCTGAACGAAGCGATACTGCTCGCGCTGGTTGGCCTGGGCGTTGGCCTGGTGGGTTCCGTGCTGGTGGGCCGGACCATGCAGTCTACTTTGTACGGGGTGGGGGCGATGGATTTCTCGGTGCTCGTGTTGGTTGCCGTAATTCTGTTCGCGACCGCTTTGTTTGCGTCGTACCTGCCGGCGCGCCGGGCCGCTTTGACCGATCCTATGAAAGCCCTTCGAACTGATTAG
- a CDS encoding type II toxin-antitoxin system Phd/YefM family antitoxin: MEVNIHEAKTHLSRLLQKVAAGEEVTIARAGVPVAKLVAVAPKPKKIRPLGMDRGKIWIADDFDAPLPDDLLKLFYGGELPKLVKPRRRKRR, translated from the coding sequence ATGGAAGTCAACATCCACGAGGCCAAGACCCACCTCTCCCGCCTGCTACAGAAAGTCGCCGCAGGCGAAGAGGTCACCATCGCCCGCGCCGGCGTCCCCGTCGCCAAGCTGGTTGCGGTAGCCCCAAAGCCGAAAAAGATCCGCCCCCTCGGCATGGATCGCGGAAAAATCTGGATCGCCGACGACTTCGACGCCCCACTGCCCGACGATCTGCTCAAGTTGTTTTACGGCGGCGAACTGCCCAAGCTCGTCAAACCGCGCAGAAGGAAGCGCAGGTGA
- a CDS encoding type IV pilus twitching motility protein PilT, whose translation MNIDDLLRIATERRASDLHLKVGNYPHLRIDGELIPLTDQPRISAEDMLNMAFSMMSARQKQKFKETTEIDMAYGVAGLGRFRVNIFQQRGNVGLVLRVIPTKIRALDELFLPKVVEQICDMPRGLVLVTGVTGSGKSTTLAAMVDRVNSSRAEHIVTIEDPIEFLHRDKKGYVNQREIGVDTPSFGAALRASLRQDPDVILVGEMRDLETISTALHAAETGHMVFSTLHTLDAVETVNRVISIFPPPEQKQIRMQLAAVLRAIVSQRLVRRCDSEGRVPAVEVMINTAYIRECILVPEKTRSIRDAISAGTSQYGMQTFDQSLWDLFQAGLVNYETALENASNADDFKLRMQGIASTADISRASMQSAGFGSK comes from the coding sequence ATGAATATTGATGACCTGCTACGGATCGCGACGGAACGGCGAGCCAGCGACTTGCATTTGAAGGTGGGAAACTATCCTCACCTGCGCATTGACGGGGAATTGATTCCGCTGACCGACCAGCCGCGCATCAGCGCGGAAGATATGCTGAACATGGCGTTCAGCATGATGTCGGCGCGGCAGAAACAAAAATTCAAAGAGACCACGGAAATCGACATGGCGTATGGGGTCGCCGGGCTGGGACGATTCCGTGTGAACATTTTTCAGCAGCGCGGCAACGTGGGGCTGGTGCTGCGCGTGATCCCGACCAAGATTCGCGCGCTCGACGAACTGTTTCTGCCCAAGGTGGTGGAGCAGATTTGCGACATGCCGCGCGGGCTGGTGCTGGTGACGGGCGTTACGGGTTCCGGCAAGTCAACGACGCTGGCGGCGATGGTGGACCGCGTGAACTCGTCGCGCGCGGAACATATTGTAACTATTGAAGACCCGATCGAATTTCTGCATCGCGATAAGAAGGGATACGTGAATCAGCGCGAGATCGGCGTGGATACGCCTTCGTTCGGGGCGGCGTTGCGTGCTTCTTTGCGTCAGGATCCGGACGTGATCCTGGTCGGCGAAATGCGCGACCTGGAAACGATTTCGACGGCGCTGCACGCGGCGGAAACCGGCCACATGGTGTTCTCGACGCTGCATACGCTCGACGCAGTCGAAACCGTCAACCGTGTGATTTCTATCTTCCCTCCGCCGGAACAGAAGCAGATTCGCATGCAGCTGGCGGCGGTGCTGCGCGCGATCGTCAGCCAAAGGTTGGTGCGGCGTTGCGACTCCGAGGGCCGCGTGCCGGCGGTCGAAGTGATGATCAACACCGCGTATATTCGCGAGTGCATTCTGGTGCCGGAAAAGACGCGGTCGATTCGCGACGCGATCTCGGCGGGCACTTCGCAATACGGCATGCAGACCTTTGACCAGTCGCTGTGGGACCTGTTTCAGGCGGGGCTGGTCAACTACGAGACCGCGCTGGAGAATGCGTCGAACGCCGACGACTTCAAGTTACGCATGCAGGGCATTGCGTCGACGGCGGACATTTCGCGGGCGTCGATGCAGTCGGCGGGGTTTGGAAGCAAGTAG
- a CDS encoding DoxX family protein: MASATVSNRSVSLTQTRSIAAPVILLGRLFFALIFIMAGANHFSSRTIAFAASQGAPLASIAVPFSGLLAVLGGLSILLGFRARIGAWLIALFLIGVTPVMHNFWAVTDPMMRQMQMVMFMKNISMLGGALLLTQFGSGPWSLDARGK; this comes from the coding sequence ATGGCATCCGCTACTGTATCCAATCGCTCCGTCTCTCTGACCCAAACCCGATCCATCGCTGCGCCCGTGATCCTGCTGGGCCGGCTATTCTTCGCACTCATCTTCATCATGGCCGGCGCGAACCATTTTTCCAGCCGCACCATCGCTTTCGCCGCATCGCAAGGCGCGCCACTCGCCTCGATCGCAGTCCCGTTCTCCGGCCTCCTCGCCGTGCTCGGCGGATTATCGATTCTGCTCGGCTTCCGGGCCCGCATCGGAGCCTGGCTCATCGCCCTGTTCCTCATCGGTGTCACGCCCGTTATGCATAACTTCTGGGCCGTCACCGATCCCATGATGCGCCAGATGCAGATGGTGATGTTCATGAAGAACATATCCATGCTCGGCGGCGCCCTGCTGCTCACCCAGTTCGGCTCCGGCCCCTGGAGCCTCGACGCGCGTGGAAAGTAA
- a CDS encoding regulatory protein RecX: MAFSRPKRKTYSEDELYEYAVGALARRMRTIAELKRLMRARIEEADSEYGRTLVELVVRRLKDQGYLNDSQYAAYYSSLRRDNQKLGRMRVITELKTRGVHGAVIEKAVESAYEGVSDEKQAREFLRKKRLEKPKDQKQTARIFRQLARAGFAMKTIFAILKKWDVDEETLSALEGEAL, encoded by the coding sequence ATGGCGTTCTCGCGTCCCAAACGAAAAACTTATTCCGAGGATGAGTTGTATGAATATGCCGTAGGCGCGCTGGCGCGGCGGATGCGGACCATCGCCGAACTGAAGCGGCTGATGCGGGCGAGGATCGAAGAAGCCGACTCGGAGTACGGACGTACGCTGGTGGAGTTGGTGGTGCGGCGGTTGAAGGATCAGGGATATTTGAACGACTCGCAATACGCCGCGTATTACTCTTCGTTGCGGCGGGATAATCAGAAGCTGGGCCGGATGCGCGTGATCACTGAATTGAAGACACGCGGGGTGCACGGCGCGGTGATTGAAAAGGCTGTAGAGAGCGCGTACGAAGGCGTGAGCGACGAGAAGCAGGCGCGCGAATTCTTGCGCAAGAAGCGTCTGGAAAAGCCAAAAGATCAGAAGCAGACGGCGCGGATTTTTCGGCAGCTGGCGCGGGCGGGATTCGCAATGAAGACGATCTTCGCCATTCTTAAAAAGTGGGACGTGGATGAGGAAACGCTCAGCGCGCTGGAAGGCGAGGCGCTCTGA
- a CDS encoding helix-turn-helix domain-containing protein: MRRSSQTTSPCAIGGLLELLTRPWTLHILWSLSTNGPMRFGVLKKNVDGISSRVLTERLRNLEEKGFVYRHYEPTIPPAVTYGITERMKDIEKVLAQLEALARKWQGEAGEAAPGQKNPGRASDLARRAGTHQ; the protein is encoded by the coding sequence ATGAGACGTTCATCCCAAACTACTTCTCCCTGTGCGATTGGGGGACTGCTCGAATTGTTGACGCGGCCGTGGACGCTGCACATTCTGTGGTCGTTGAGCACGAACGGGCCGATGCGCTTTGGCGTGCTAAAGAAAAATGTCGACGGAATCTCGTCGCGCGTGCTGACCGAGCGGCTGCGCAACCTCGAGGAAAAGGGATTTGTCTACCGCCATTACGAACCGACGATTCCACCGGCGGTCACGTATGGGATCACCGAGCGGATGAAGGACATTGAGAAGGTGCTGGCGCAACTGGAAGCGCTAGCGCGAAAGTGGCAAGGGGAGGCTGGGGAGGCGGCGCCGGGACAAAAGAACCCAGGACGCGCCAGTGATCTCGCCCGGCGAGCCGGTACACATCAATAA